In the genome of Caulobacter flavus, the window CAACGCCTATGCCGACACCGTCGGCGCGCAGGCCGTGGCGACCGCCAACAGCTACACCGACACTGTCGCGTCCCAGACCCTGACCACGGCCAACGCCTACGCCGACACCGTCGGCGCGCAGGCCGTGGCGACCGCCAACACCTATACCGACACCAAGTCGGCCCAGACCCTGGCCTCGGCCAACGCCCATGCCGACGCCGTCGGCGTCCAGGCCGTGACGACCGCCAACGCCTATACCGACACCCGCTCGGCCCAGACCCTGACCGCCGCCAACAGCTACACCGACACCAAGGCCTCCCAGACCCTGGCCTCGGCCAACGCCTACACCGACTGGCGCGTGGACAGCTTCACCAGCCAGTTTGACAACCGCCTGAACAACATCTCGGCGCGCCTCGACGGCGTCGGCGCGATGAGCTCGGCGATGTCGATGATGGCGGGCAACAGCGCCGGCGCGAACGCCGGCCTGACCAACCGCCTGTCGCTGGCCGTCGGCGGCTACCGCGGCCAGGCGGCCATCGCGGCCGGCTACACCCACAGCAGCCGCGCGACCAGCTTCAACGTCGGCTTCTCGGCCACCGGCCGCGACGTGATGAGCGGCGGCAGCTTCGGCTTCGCCTGGTAAGCGCCTAGCGATCCTGATCGCGACGACGGCCCCGGAGGCGACTCCGGGGCCGTTTTTCGTGGTCACGTCGCGTCGTGGAAGATGACGCCCAGCGTCCGCCGCGTTCCGCTTCGAACCTCGCTGACGCCGTGGCGCAGGATGCGGCGATGCACGCCGCGTGTTCCCTGCGCCGGCCGTTCGCGCACGGCGAAGATCACCCCCTCGCCCTGGGCCAAGGGCACGACCTGGGCGGCCGACTGCTGGCGGGGGCGCTGCTCGACGATCACGAACTCGCCGCCCTCGAAGTCGCGGCCCGGCTGGTCGAGCAGGAAGGCCGCCTGCAGCGGAAACACGTGCTCGCCGTAGAGGTCCTGGTGCAGGCAGTTGTAGTCGCCCGCGCCGTAGGTCAGCAGCAGCGGCGTCGGGCGCGCCTGGCCAGCCGCGCGGCAGCGCTCCAGCATGTCGTCCAGCGTCTCCGGAAAGCGGCGCGTCTCGTCCAGCCGCGCCATCCAGTCGTTGGCGATGGCGGCCAGAGGCGGATAGAGCCCCGCCCGAAGCCGCTGCACGACCTCGGGCAGGGGATAGGCGAAGTACTTGTACTCGCCGCGCCCGAAGCCGTGGCGGGCCATGACCACCCGGCTGCGGAACGGCGTCTCCTGGGCGTAGAGATCCGCCGTCCGGGCGCAGGTCTCCGGCGTCAGCACCGGGCCGGTCAGGGCCCAGCCCCGGGCGTCGAGTTCGGCGGCGATGCGGTCCCAGTCCAGGTTCACGCCGCCGCCTCGCGGTCGAGCAGGGCCTTCTTGCGCGCCACGCCCCAGCGATAGCCCGAGAGGCCGCCGTCCGAGCGCACCACGCGGTGGCAGGGCGTCAGCACGGCCACCGGGTTGGCGCCGCAGGCCTGGGCCACGGCCCGTACGGCCTCGGGGCGGCCGATGGCGCGCGCGA includes:
- a CDS encoding 2OG-Fe(II) oxygenase, producing the protein MNLDWDRIAAELDARGWALTGPVLTPETCARTADLYAQETPFRSRVVMARHGFGRGEYKYFAYPLPEVVQRLRAGLYPPLAAIANDWMARLDETRRFPETLDDMLERCRAAGQARPTPLLLTYGAGDYNCLHQDLYGEHVFPLQAAFLLDQPGRDFEGGEFVIVEQRPRQQSAAQVVPLAQGEGVIFAVRERPAQGTRGVHRRILRHGVSEVRSGTRRTLGVIFHDAT